The following coding sequences lie in one Cannabis sativa cultivar Pink pepper isolate KNU-18-1 chromosome 5, ASM2916894v1, whole genome shotgun sequence genomic window:
- the LOC115718134 gene encoding E3 ubiquitin-protein ligase SIRP1-like gives MQGENNEETSTTCTYTTVLSYDMLINNNTGAKEILEDSLAKVNLPSSAFFLSDEIISYGQKMWSDEHLVLSVAVDINVFVDELPVQQHSSDDEDDYEEEYDDVYIDDMDDMESIPINFVAASKQSIERLEKDRIKDGEVVSCSVCFENILAGYEATKLPCKHKYHEECIVKWLQTSKFCPLCRFEVA, from the coding sequence ATGCAAGGTGAAAATAATGAAGAAACTTCTACTACTTGTACATATACCACGGTGCTTTCATACGACATGTTGATAAATAACAACACCGGTGCTAAAGAAATTTTAGAAGACTCGCTTGCGAAAGTTAACCTTCCTTCTTCTGCGTTTTTTTTAAgtgatgaaattattagttatgGTCAAAAAATGTGGAGTGATGAACATCTTGTTTTGAGTGTGGCAGTGGATATTAATGTTTTTGTCGATGAATTACCTGTTCAACAGCATAGTAGTGACGATGAAGATGATTATGAAGAAGAATATGACGATGTATACATTGATGACATGGATGATATGGAAAGTATTCCTATCAATTTCGTGGCAGCAAGTAAGCAATCGATTGAGAGATTGGAGAAAGATCGTATTAAGGATGGTGAAGTAGTTTCATGCTCGGTATGTTTCGAGAATATTTTAGCTGGTTATGAAGCTACCAAATTACCTTGCAAACACAAGTATCATGAAGAATGTATAGTCAAATGGCTACAAACAAGTAAATTTTGTCCTTTGTGTCGATTTGAAGTAGCTTAA
- the LOC133038521 gene encoding E3 ubiquitin ligase BIG BROTHER-related-like, with amino-acid sequence MASPQIIGDPYYTILPYNPTRVESINPIFVIHLFANFTRPSVSTMQDDQDQYNESTLLFDNNEEASTTFTNVVVLLHDMLMNNYTAKDMLENSLAGVNLPSSMFFLSDKIIDYGRKMWSDEHRVLSVRVDIDVFVDELPVQQHNDDEGDYEEEEEEDEDEYSDEVYDMDIIPINFVAASKQSIERLKTDHIENGEVVSCSVCFESILAGYEAVKLPCGHKYHEKCIVKWLQTSKFCPLCRSEIA; translated from the coding sequence ATGGCTTCTCCTCAAATTATTGGTGATCCTTATTACACTATACTCCCATATAATCCTACTAGAGTTGAAAGTATCAATCCTATATTTGTAATTCACTTATTTGCAAATTTCACTCGGCCTTCGGTATCTACTATGCAAGATGATCAAGATCAATACAATGAATCTACTCTTCTATTCGACAACAATGAAGAAGCTTCTACTACTTTTACAAATGTTGTGGTGCTTTTACACGACATGTTGATGAATAACTACACAGCTAAAGATATGTTAGAAAACTCGCTTGCAGGAGTTAACCTTCCTTCTTCCATGTTTTTTCTAAGTGATAAAATTATTGATTATGGTCGAAAGATGTGGAGTGACGAACATCGTGTTTTGAGTGTGAGAGTGGATATTGATGTTTTTGTTGATGAACTACCTGTTCAACAACATAATGACGATGAAGGTgattatgaagaagaagaagaagaagatgaagatgaataCAGTGATGAAGTTTATGATATGGACATCATTCCTATTAATTTCGTAGCAGCAAGTAAGCAGTCGATTGAGAGATTGAAGACAGATCACATTGAGAATGGTGAAGTAGTTTCATGCTCGGTTTGTTTCGAGAGTATTTTAGCTGGTTATGAAGCTGTTAAGTTACCTTGCGGACACAAGTATCATGAAAAATGTATTGTTAAATGGCTACAAACAAGCAAATTTTGTCCTTTGTGTCGATCTGAAATAGCTTAA